The following nucleotide sequence is from bacterium.
GCCGGGCGGAAGTGTCGGGATTAGGTAGTACGTCCAGCATAAAGTCGTCCCTGTCTTGTGTCGACCATTTGACTTGTGACCGGCCACACCGACCGCGGTGTCCTAGCTCATTTGCAGGACCGCGGTGATCTTACCGGTGAGTTCGGTGACGTCGAATGGTTTCCTTACGAAATCTTCGGCGCCGGACTTGATCAGCTGGGCAATTTCATCGCGCTTGACGACGCCGCTTACTACAATGATCTTGATGTTCTCGAACTCGGGGTTGCCTCTTATCGCCTGGCAGACGATGTTGCCGTTGACGTCAGGCAGCATGTAGTCGAGCAGTATCAACTCGGGCCGAAATCGCTCGGTGGCGATCCCCGCCTCGTACCCGCTCGAGGCGGTCTCGGTCTCGAACCTGCCGTCCCTCGCGAGCACGTCGACTATCAACTCGACGATTTCAGCGTCGTCATCGACAACCAGAA
It contains:
- a CDS encoding response regulator, producing MKENKIPLDAIESGKRKVLVVDDDAEIVELIVDVLARDGRFETETASSGYEAGIATERFRPELILLDYMLPDVNGNIVCQAIRGNPEFENIKIIVVSGVVKRDEIAQLIKSGAEDFVRKPFDVTELTGKITAVLQMS